The proteins below come from a single Eremothecium sinecaudum strain ATCC 58844 chromosome II, complete sequence genomic window:
- the PAN5 gene encoding 2-dehydropantoate 2-reductase PAN5 (Syntenic homolog of Ashbya gossypii AAL044C; Syntenic homolog of Saccharomyces cerevisiae YHR063C (PAN5)), protein MTAPIYVLGCGAIGSLLSVHLQRACPNTTIVPIFRSIKRLREFHERENIISVREAYKGYPKVTKQVFPIATCTDLLIDKLRDTGPIENLIIACKTYQTAEALAPFLPFLTPDSNIALFQNGLGVLEDLKAHNSDSTLKSNVFQGVMTHGVCQVEPGVYQHAGPGDCKFARLSWDNNCFIQSSDDIAHDVRNNTLVRSLLKTQDSLQMKFMTSQEMLLNQIQKFICNACINPVTAILDCINGELLHGSEALFSDIIEECLQVFNVVYRPLFNYEAKIKNQPNYPYLPVTDTLTVKNLLKSSIHIGCEINATNSSSMRQDCLNVRDTEVDYINGHITKLCEIHNLPVDYAKVNRTVTQLVKLRLNLNRARAATTHT, encoded by the coding sequence ATGACAGCACCTATCTATGTGCTAGGCTGCGGGGCAATAGGTTCCCTCTTAAGTGTCCACTTGCAAAGAGCATGCCCCAATACTACTATCGTCCCGATTTTTAGATCAATTAAACGACTACGCGAGTTCCATGAACGGGAAAACATAATATCCGTCAGAGAAGCCTATAAAGGTTATCCAAAGGTTACAAAACAAGTTTTTCCTATCGCAACATGCACCGATCTGCTTATCGATAAACTTCGCGATACTGGTCCCATTGAGAACCTCATAATTGCATGCAAAACCTACCAGACTGCAGAAGCCCTAGCTCCATTTCTGCCTTTCCTGACTCCCGATAGTAATATTGCGCTATTTCAGAACGGACTAGGTGTCCTGGAAGATCTTAAGGCCCATAATTCCGATAGCACTCTCAAATCAAACGTTTTTCAGGGCGTGATGACGCATGGCGTCTGTCAGGTAGAACCTGGCGTTTATCAACATGCGGGCCCTGGAGACTGTAAATTTGCACGATTATCATGGGATAACAACTGCTTTATACAATCGAGTGACGACATCGCACACGATGTTCGTAACAACACCCTCGTTCGCTCTCTTTTGAAAACTCAAGATTCCCTACAAATGAAATTCATGACCAGTCAAGAGATGCTGCTCAATCAAATTCAAAAATTCATCTGTAACGCATGCATAAACCCCGTAACTGCTATCTTAGATTGTATAAACGGAGAGCTGCTACATGGATCTGAGGCCTTATTTTCTGATATCATCGAGGAATGTCTACAAGTCTTCAATGTTGTATACAGACCTCTGTTCAACTACGAAgcaaaaataaaaaatcaacCGAATTACCCGTATCTGCCTGTGACAGATACACTGACGGTTAAAAATCTCCTCAAATCTTCAATTCACATTGGCTGTGAAATAAACGCTACCAATTCATCCTCGATGCGTCAAGACTGTCTAAATGTCAGGGACACCGAGGTTGATTACATAAACGGCCATATTACCAAGCTCTGCGAAATACACAACCTGCCTGTAGACTACGCAAAGGTAAACAGAACCGTAACCCAGCTGGTTAAACTACGCCTAAATCTCAACAGAGCCCGAGCCGCAACCACCCACACCTAG
- the SSZ1 gene encoding ribosome-associated complex protein SSZ1 (Syntenic homolog of Ashbya gossypii AAL043C; Syntenic homolog of Saccharomyces cerevisiae YHR064C (SSZ1)): protein MMSSPIIGIAIGNTTSSIAYINPKKDVDVIANQDGERSIPSCLSYVGNDEYHGGQALQQLIRNPTNTIVNFRDFIGLSYSECDVSRCTIGAPVVEIDGKAGFVISRGQGKEERITVDEVVFRHLKNLKEAAEDYIGQKVEQTVLTVPTNFSEVQKNALKEAASKAGLEIIQFINEPSAALLAHIEQFPFDKDVNVVVADFGAVRSDAAVIAVRNGIYTLLSTVHDPKLGGNLLDDELIEFFAKDFESKYKANPRKNAKSMAKLRANAQLTKKTLSNATSATISIDSLADGYDYHTSINRMRYELVVGKILSKFSQFIEQVIEKANMTVFDVDAVLLVGGVSFTPKLTSNLEFLFPESVEILGPQHKQTSNNPNELTASGAALQAQLLSNYDAEEIAQALQPIVINTQHISKNIGLLDAEGKFVPILLAETSYPVKRTVTLENATGDLLLGVYEGVSHIKETVIEPTPKEEGEGDDNESDWSDEDDEPEVIKEKEYVPETKLMELGIKNVQGLEVSFDINREGALTVVARSLKSGEVVKGTL from the coding sequence ATGATGTCCTCTCCAATTATTGGTATCGCAATTGGTAATACAACCTCTTCTATCGCTTACATTAACCCTAAGAAGGATGTTGATGTTATTGCTAACCAAGATGGTGAACGTTCTATCCCCTCATGTCTTTCATATGTTGGTAACGATGAGTACCACGGTGGCCAAGCATTGCAACAGTTGATAAGAAACCCAACTAACACCATTGTGAACTTCCGTGACTTCATTGGATTGTCATACAGTGAATGTGATGTTTCGAGATGCACTATCGGTGCTCCAGTTGTTGAAATTGATGGCAAGGCTGGATTCGTTATTTCCAGAGGTCAAGGCAAGGAAGAGAGAATTACTGTCGATGAAGTTGTTTTCAGACAtttgaagaacttgaagGAGGCTGCTGAGGATTACATTGGTCAAAAGGTTGAACAAACTGTTCTTACAGTTCCTACCAATTTCTCTGAGGTACAAAAGAACGCTTTGAAGGAAGCTGCATCTAAGGCAGGTTTGGAAATTATCCAGTTTATCAACGAGCCATCTGCCGCTCTTCTAGCGCACATTGAGCAGTTCCCATTTGACAAGGACGTAaatgttgttgttgctgaCTTTGGAGCTGTTCGCTCTGATGCCGCAGTAATTGCTGTTCGTAACGGTATCTACACTTTATTATCTACCGTGCACGACCCTAAGTTGGGTGGTAACCTCTTGGATGATGAATTGATTGAGTTTTTCGCCAAGGATTTCGAGAGCAAGTACAAGGCTAACCCAAGAAAGAATGCTAAGTCTATGGCAAAGTTGAGAGCTAATGCTCAGTTGACCAAGAAAACGCTCTCCAATGCTACCTCAGCTACTATCTCCATCGATTCTCTTGCCGATGGCTACGACTACCACACCTCTATCAACAGAATGAGATACGAGTTGGTTGTTGGGAAAATTCTTTCAAAATTCTCCCAATTCATCGAGCAGGTCATCGAAAAGGCTAATATGACAGTCTTCGACGTTGATGCGGTGTTGTTGGTTGGTGGTGTTTCTTTCACTCCAAAATTGACTTCTAATTTGGAGTTTTTATTCCCGGAATCTGTCGAGATCCTAGGCCCTCAACACAAGCAAACCTCCAACAATCCAAACGAGTTAACTGCTTCTGGTGCCGCTCTACAGGCACAATTGCTCTCTAACTACGACGCCGAGGAAATAGCACAGGCCTTGCAACCAATAGTCATCAATACCCAGCACATTTCCAAGAACATCGGTCTGTTGGACGCTGAGGGCAAGTTTGTTCCTATCTTGCTTGCTGAAACCTCTTACCCAGTCAAAAGAACGGTCACTCTTGAAAATGCTACTGGTGATCTATTGCTAGGTGTTTACGAGGGTGTTAGTCACATCAAGGAAACCGTCATTGAACCTACTCCAAAGGAAGAGGGAGAGGGTGATGACAATGAATCTGACTGGAGCGACGAGGACGACGAACCAGAAGTCATTAAGGAAAAGGAATATGTCCCAGAAACCAAATTAATGGAGCTTGGCATCAAGAACGTCCAAGGTTTGGAAGTTTCGTTTGACATTAACAGAGAGGGCGCCCTAACTGTAGTTGCCAGAAGTTTAAAGTCCGGCGAAGTTGTTAAGGGAACCTTGTAA
- the SUM1 gene encoding Sum1p (Syntenic homolog of Ashbya gossypii AAL045C; Syntenic homolog of Saccharomyces cerevisiae YDR310C (SUM1)) has protein sequence MDTTSASANLRANPELMNSDLTDVVTVLKSHSMTINTMSDRLNKLESIVPGNDDVISQTIDSLTSTVKNLAYNQKMLECKLDDVLKNQTNTDVAVNDISGRLESLVNIFNNNISNIGTLLNQQQVMASGGNYQAAPAPTRGPGRPKKNQSVVTTSLPNGASYSRIQLPMNNINIPKSKRQFTNPSQESLKKVTPTPSQDEMPNPPRRRGRPPKNRKNTPAPSASATPVNPSEDKISLADNDEDSNSRPTPETEATLRKNESGSGSLRGRRGSVASSGSAAVRNTRRNSKRVRLQKHFYDEASDGSEELSQSDDDQDAEDQEKLDDEDDDDEDEQDDNDSSYEESSMKGSSRVPRLRDKGNQEEEDTGSASGSPGVSVKSRRQLELEKRRDPREKMLVSMKYSDRDKAKSFMESNKDLLKAMKEEERKKRMTAINYEPIYNNSLQQTIRQVHNTAAGIPPPLSSSTLAPLPQSSDSNRTVTADASTLSFHNSEPRRMGILSMLNSHEPAQSKPSNNKSTSKESSATAANCTTPENSSASNNNKRQSTDSDSLMITPIKRSKGSFSNPTTASTSAPSASANSYLSNYTTVTSTTTPTIDLSKNIQISVRGRPFNATNGTDNSATLLMASPIELVCKDGYFYRRNDLSTAITTGSYLALKFKNKEEELIKMTMHEDYAELTRQNRINAYFMKPDIDVETEYACQVLSRVTLTERYVNSLEYFLMEFRWENRLVSLGLRLRESKRTWQRRKALFALFEFWRDKSREKRGFTNFTIFHAVKEMENYRVFINRSVSWFYNHITLLKMILFDLCDNTDIHWREWMFPKGSEIPVEGLDDKISKTNINQLIDSMLTLDFLEDGTENLHTKSSAA, from the coding sequence ATGGACACCACCTCTGCTTCCGCTAATCTGAGAGCAAATCCTGAGCTAATGAACTCAGATTTAACGGATGTTGTAACAGTTCTGAAATCACATTCAATGACAATTAATACCATGTCTGATCGGTTAAATAAACTTGAGTCCATTGTACCGGGAAATGATGATGTAATTTCACAAACTATTGATAGTCTTACCTCTACTGTTAAAAACCTTGCATATAATCAGAAAATGTTGGAATGTAAACTTGATGATGTGCTAAAAAATCAGACCAACACTGATGTTGCTGTTAATGATATTTCTGGTAGATTGGAGAGCTTGGTTAATATTTTCAACAATAATATCTCTAATATTGGGACTCTACTCAACCAACAGCAAGTGATGGCGTCAGGAGGGAACTACCAGGCGGCGCCCGCTCCCACCCGGGGACCTGGTAGACCGAAGAAAAACCAGTCTGTGGTGACTACTAGTTTGCCCAATGGTGCTTCATACTCAAGAATCCAGCTGCCAATGAATAATATTAACATTCCGAAGAGTAAAAGGCAATTTACGAACCCAAGTCAAGAATCTTTAAAAAAGGTAACCCCAACTCCATCTCAAGATGAGATGCCCAATCCTCCGAGGAGGCGGGGTAGACCGCCTAAGAATCGTAAGAATACACCTGCGCCAAGTGCTAGTGCTACTCCGGTGAATCCGTCAGAAGACAAAATTTCTCTGGCTGATAATGACGAAGATAGTAACTCGCGCCCAACACCTGAAACAGAGGCGACTCTGAGAAAAAATGAGTCCGGATCTGGTAGTTTACGAGGTCGGAGGGGGTCCGTTGCGTCTTCTGGCTCTGCGGCTGTCAGAAACACTAGaaggaattcaaagagaGTAAGACTTCAAAAGCATTTCTATGATGAGGCCTCGGATGGATCTGAAGAGCTTAGTCAGAGTGACGATGACCAAGACGCAGAGGATCAGGAAAAGCTAGATGATGAGGACGACGATGACGAGGATGAGCAAGATGATAACGACTCATCATATGAAGAAAGTTCGATGAAAGGATCGTCGAGGGTTCCTAGGCTTCGCGACAAGGGAaaccaagaagaagaagacacCGGCAGTGCTTCAGGAAGCCCTGGTGTATCCGTCAAATCCAGGAGGCAATTGGAATTAGAGAAGAGACGCGATCCTCGGGAGAAGATGCTTGTGTCTATGAAGTATAGCGACCGTGACAAGGCTAAGTCATTTATGGAGTCTAACAAAGATCTTTTGAAGGCTAtgaaagaagaagaaaggAAAAAACGAATGACAGCTATCAATTACGAACCAATCTATAATAATTCACTCCAGCAGACGATACGGCAGGTGCATAATACTGCGGCGGGAATACCTCCTCCACTATCATCGTCAACATTGGCTCCTCTTCCTCAAAGTTCTGACTCTAACAGAACTGTAACAGCCGATGCCAGTACACTCTCGTTCCATAACTCGGAACCTCGTAGGATGGGTATCCTTTCGATGTTGAATTCCCATGAGCCTGCTCAATCCAAACCATCCAACAACAAATCAACTAGTAAAGAGAGCTCTGCTACAGCAGCTAATTGCACAACGCCGGAAAACTCTTCCGCTtctaataataataaacGGCAGTCCACTGATTCAGACTCCTTAATGATTACACCTATAAAGCGCTCGAAGGGTTCTTTCTCGAATCCGACCACCGCATCTACTTCTGCCCCATCAGCTTCGGCCAATAGCTACCTTTCTAATTACACAACCGTAACCAGCACAACGACGCCCACAATTGATTTAAGCAAAAACATACAAATCTCTGTGCGTGGGAGACCATTTAATGCAACTAATGGTACGGATAATTCTGCGACATTATTAATGGCTTCGCCAATAGAGCTCGTCTGCAAAGACGGCTACTTTTACCGTCGTAACGATCTATCAACCGCTATCACCACTGGTAGTTACTTGGCATTGAAGTTCAAGAacaaagaagaagaactaATTAAGATGACAATGCATGAGGACTACGCGGAGCTAACAAGACAGAACCGCATAAATGCATATTTTATGAAACCAGACATAGATGTAGAAACTGAGTATGCGTGCCAGGTACTGTCCAGAGTAACGCTGACGGAGAGGTACGTCAATAGCTTAGAGTACTTCCTTATGGAATTCCGCTGGGAGAATAGACTGGTAAGCCTTGGCCTAAGGCTGCGTGAGTCAAAGAGGACATGGCAAAGACGAAAAGCCCTGTTCGCTCTGTTCGAGTTCTGGAGAGACAAATCGCGTGAAAAACGTGGCTTCACGAACTTCACCATCTTCCATGCAGTAAAGGAGATGGAAAATTACAGAGTGTTCATCAATAGATCTGTCTCGTGGTTCTACAATCACATCACATTACTAAAGATGATTCTATTCGACCTTTGCGACAACACTGATATTCACTGGCGCGAGTGGATGTTTCCTAAAGGATCTGAGATTCCAGTTGAAGGTTTGGATGACAAAATCAGCAAAACTAATATAAATCAACTAATTGATAGCATGTTAACACTGGATTTCTTGGAGGATGGTACCGAGAATCTACATACGAAGAGCTCTGCCGCGTAA
- the RRP3 gene encoding RNA-dependent ATPase RRP3 (Syntenic homolog of Ashbya gossypii AAL041C; Syntenic homolog of Saccharomyces cerevisiae YHR065C (RRP3)), whose product MSKVQKARPVAKKSELSTLAEQIKQRALEKQKELKEEDKKEVTNVKEEVVDNAVEDERDDETFSSFEELNLVPELITACKNLNFTKPTPIQCKAIPPALKGSDIIGLAQTGSGKTAAFAIPILNRLWHDQQAYYACILAPTRELAQQIKETFDSLGSLMGVRTTCIVGGMNMMDQARDLMRKPHIIIATPGRLMDHLENTKGFSLRKLRFLVMDEADRLLDMEFGPVLDRILKNIPTQGRTTYLFSATMTSKIDKLQRASLTNPVKCSVSNKYQTVDTLVQTLMVVPGGLKNTFLVYLLNEYIGKSTIVFTRTKANAERISGLCNLLDFSATALHGDLNQNQRNGALDLFKAGRRSILVATDVAARGLDIPSVDLVINYDIPVDSKSYIHRVGRTARAGRSGKSISLVSQYDLELILRIEEVLGRKLPKENVDKALILSFRDSVDKANGEVVMELNRRNKEKQARGKGRRGRMAAKENMDKGEQ is encoded by the coding sequence ATGTCAAAGGTTCAAAAGGCTCGTCCTGTCGCAAAGAAGTCAGAATTATCGACTTTAGCTGAGCAAATTAAACAAAGAGCGTTAGAGAAGCAAAAAGAACTGAAGGAAGAAGATAAGAAGGAAGTAACTAATgttaaagaagaagttgTAGATAATGctgttgaagatgaaaGGGATGATGAGACTTTCTCGAGTTTTGAAGAACTAAATCTGGTGCCTGAGTTAATTACTGCGTGTAAGAACTTGAACTTCACCAAGCCGACCCCTATCCAATGCAAAGCCATTCCACCAGCTCTAAAAGGAAGCGATATTATTGGGTTGGCTCAGACCGGTTCTGGTAAAACCGCTGCCTTTGCTATCCCTATTTTGAACAGGTTGTGGCATGACCAGCAGGCGTACTATGCATGTATCTTAGCCCCCACTAGAGAATTGGCCCAACAAATTAAAGAGACGTTTGATTCCCTAGGGTCTCTAATGGGTGTAAGGACGACCTGTATCGTTGGAGGGATGAATATGATGGACCAGGCGCGGGATTTAATGAGAAAGCCACATATCATTATAGCTACTCCGGGAAGATTAATGGACCACTTGGAGAATACTAAAGGCTTTTCACTGCGGAAACTGAGATTTTTGGTGATGGACGAGGCGGATAGGTTACTTGATATGGAGTTTGGGCCTGTGCTTGACCGTATCTTGAAGAACATCCCAACGCAGGGCAGGACCACTTACTTATTTTCTGCTACTATGACCTCGAAGATCGATAAGCTACAAAGAGCATCTCTCACCAATCCGGTAAAGTGTTCTGTATCTAATAAGTACCAAACTGTTGATACATTGGTGCAGACCTTAATGGTTGTACCAGGTGGTTTGAAGAACACCTTTTTGGTGTATCTACTGAACGAATATATTGGTAAAAGTACAATTGTTTTCACAAGGACCAAGGCCAATGCTGAACGTATATCGGGATTGTGCAACTTGCTAGACTTCAGTGCCACGGCTCTGCATGGTGATCTTAACCAGAACCAGAGAAACGGTGCGTTGGATTTGTTCAAGGCCGGCCGGAGATCAATCTTGGTTGCTACGGATGTTGCAGCAAGAGGTTTGGATATTCCATCTGTTGATCTTGTTATCAACTACGATATCCCTGTGGATTCCAAGTCCTACATCCATCGTGTTGGTAGAACTGCAAGAGCAGGAAGATCAGGGAAGTCTATCTCGTTAGTGTCACAATACGACTTGGAACTCATTTTGAGAATAGAAGAAGTTCTAGGAAGAAAACTGCCAAAGGAAAATGTTGACAAGGCTTTGATCTTATCTTTCAGAGATTCGGTTGACAAGGCCAATGGTGAAGTGGTGATGGAACTCAATAGAAGAAATAAAGAGAAACAAGCAAGAGGGAAGGGCAGAAGAGGTAGAATGGCAGCGAAAGAGAACATGGACAAAGGAGAACAGTGA
- the TFB1 gene encoding TFIIH/NER complex subunit TFB1 (Syntenic homolog of Ashbya gossypii AAL042W; Syntenic homolog of Saccharomyces cerevisiae YDR311W (TFB1)), producing the protein MSHSGAAVYKKVSGMLSIDEETNPAVLKWRSTDGSKSYSIELNTVNKLQVTPANNDKMMLRLVGKVDEAKKVKDNEGNEVPPKPVVHRFSFNNRIVMENIKETLQHIISRYKDEEIYEEKKRKEASSTPAQTQQAPLINTTTLDDSLSKEKLLVNLKLQQSLLKENRELMKTFQEAVIKSGLSPHEFWSTRLPLLRAFALTTSQKIGPYNVLSTIKPVASSDNKVNVSVSREKILTIFQNYPIVKKAYDDNVPKNFKEQEFWARFFSSKLFRKLRGERIMQNDRGDMIIDRYLTLDQEFDRRDDENLLHPVKKLIDLEGNLNDDPERRGNRAHFTMLPGTDPNGNSDGAVDILKGMNRLSEKMIKSLETEYSRVNLQLQDLDKEEREEILFNDLVEEETTEYTEIYLKQRTPVLDGDGTPSDMLPASSIEEIRTEVNTLTSELQGTLDLTSVANANTEINQQVNRRVLKAVKLNAKQAKHLHFDSSMGIVLGTPADGAEEAESALPAETLETCRVLHRTCCEFLKHFYIHFQSGEPKHGTTVKKLYNHLQECTEKVQSLLASVGAQSESHATLVTSCEAYLKPVLASVTLAVDKYNNAMNEMASVKKTMNA; encoded by the coding sequence ATGTCTCATAGCGGTGCTGCAGTGTATAAGAAAGTCAGTGGGATGCTTTCAATTGACGAGGAAACAAATCCTGCTGTCCTGAAGTGGAGGTCTACTGATGGGAGTAAATCATACTCTATTGAATTGAATACAGTAAATAAGCTACAGGTCACCCCTGCAAATAATGATAAGATGATGTTACGGTTAGTCGGGAAAGTTGATGAGGCAAAGAAGGTGAAGGATAATGAGGGCAATGAGGTGCCTCCTAAACCAGTTGTACATAGGTTTTCTTTCAACAATCGTATTGTTATGGAGAATATTAAGGAGACCTTGCAGCATATCATCTCTAGATACAAGGATGAAGAAATATATGAGGAGAAGAAGCGTAAAGAGGCTTCTAGTACCCCTGCTCAGACCCAGCAGGCTCCTCTTATCAATACTACTACATTAGATGATTCTCTTTCGAAGGAGAAATTACTGGTTAATTTAAAGCTACAGCAATCACTTTTGAAGGAGAATCGAGAATTGATGAAGACATTTCAGGAGGCCGTAATCAAGTCTGGTTTATCACCCCATGAATTCTGGTCTACTCGATTGCCATTGTTACGTGCATTCGCGTTAACGACATCGCAAAAAATTGGTCCTTACAACGTGCTGTCTACTATCAAGCCTGTGGCTTCTTCCGATAACAAGGTGAATGTGAGTGTTTCTAGAGAGAAGATTTTAACAATATTTCAAAACTATCCGATTGTAAAGAAGGCATATGATGACAATGTGCCGAAGAACTTCAAAGAACAAGAATTTTGGGCGAGATTCTTTTCCTCGAAGCTATTCCGTAAGCTTAGAGGTGAGCGTATTATGCAGAACGATAGAGGTGATATGATTATTGATCGTTACTTGACTCTTGACCAAGAGTTTGACAGGCGAGATGACGAGAACCTGCTGCATCCTGTGAAAAAGCTAATTGATTTGGAAGGTAACTTAAATGACGACCCAGAGCGCCGAGGGAACCGTGCTCATTTTACTATGCTTCCCGGAACTGACCCAAATGGTAACAGTGATGGTGCAGTTGATATTTTGAAGGGTATGAATCGATTGAGTGAGAAGATGATTAAGTCACTGGAAACTGAGTACTCTAGGGTGAACTTACAACTACAGGATCTCGATAAAGAAGAGCGTGAAGAAATTTTGTTCAACGATCTTGTCGAGGAGGAAACTACCGAATATACGGAGATATACCTAAAACAAAGGACCCCAGTACTTGATGGCGATGGGACTCCTTCAGACATGCTGCCTGCTAGCAGCATAGAGGAGATTAGAACTGAGGTTAACACTTTGACCTCAGAACTACAAGGAACATTGGACCTTACTTCCGTTGCTAATGCAAATACCGAAATAAACCAACAGGTAAACCGCCGCGTTTTAAAGGCTGTCAAACTGAACGCAAAACAAGCAAAACATCTACATTTTGATTCAAGCATGGGTATAGTGCTTGGAACTCCTGCTGATGGTGCCGAAGAGGCGGAATCAGCTCTTCCTGCAGAAACACTGGAGACTTGCAGAGTACTCCATCGCACCTGTTGCGAGTTTTTGAAGCACTTCTATATCCATTTCCAGAGTGGAGAGCCGAAGCATGGAACCACTGTCAAGAAACTTTACAATCATCTCCAAGAATGTACTGAGAAGGTTCAAAGTCTTCTAGCTTCTGTAGGAGCTCAATCTGAATCGCATGCCACGTTAGTAACATCATGTGAAGCATACTTGAAACCTGTGCTGGCCTCGGTAACTCTAGCGGTGGACAAATACAACAATGCCATGAATGAAATGGCATCAGTCAAAAAGACCATGAATGCATAA
- the RPP1 gene encoding RNA-binding RNA processing protein RPP1 (Syntenic homolog of Ashbya gossypii AAL046C; Syntenic homolog of Saccharomyces cerevisiae YHR062C (RPP1)) produces MLVDLNIPWPQSSYDVKPTVADIDQLKRTLVTLHTLGYSHVALNFTLAPTVKLPQSKNQRNPIDLSLLEDVCAATTLKLYTRITIVLEGSSNRSVLSSVADVFDVVAVMPTSPNGLAVATASLDMDLLSFEYSKRLPAILKHKAICSCVKRGVKIEIVYSNALRDKHARKQFIINCKNVIRASRSRGLVISSGAQSPVECRNLLGVSSLVNFIGLKQDKCSKAMTELAALVLLKGRLRGCSHRETVVVGSGDPDIVNDQSVRAANPLKIVKRTHSEDIDDDQSLHAERPPKRQLTQPGSS; encoded by the coding sequence ATGCTCGTTGATCTCAATATTCCGTGGCCTCAATCATCTTACGATGTAAAGCCTACCGTGGCTGACATAGATCAGCTAAAACGCACACTGGTAACCCTTCATACGCTCGGATATTCTCATGTGGCGCTTAATTTTACTCTTGCGCCCACTGTCAAGCTCCCTCAGTCCAAGAACCAAAGGAATCCAATTGATCTAAGTTTGCTAGAGGATGTTTGTGCCGCCACCACGCTGAAACTATACACAAGAATTACTATTGTTCTTGAAGGGTCCTCCAATCGGTCGGTCCTCAGCTCTGTCGCCGACGTATTTGATGTCGTCGCCGTAATGCCAACCAGTCCAAACGGACTGGCCGTTGCTACTGCATCCCTAGACATGGATCTACTGAGTTTTGAATACTCCAAGCGCCTCCCAGCCATCCTGAAACACAAGGCTATCTGCAGCTGCGTAAAACGTGGCGTTAAGATCGAGATTGTTTACTCCAATGCGCTGCGTGATAAACATGCCAGAAAACAGTTCATCATTAACTGCAAGAACGTCATCCGCGCCTCCCGCTCCCGTGGCCTGGTCATCAGCAGCGGCGCGCAGTCCCCTGTCGAGTGCAGGAACTTGCTCGGCGTCTCCAGCCTAGTCAACTTCATCGGTCTCAAACAGGACAAATGCAGCAAGGCAATGACCGAGCTCGCCGCTCTTGTCCTCCTAAAGGGTAGACTCAGAGGCTGTAGCCATAGAGAAACAGTCGTCGTCGGCAGCGGCGACCCAGATATCGTCAATGACCAGTCCGTCCGCGCCGCCAACCCGCTCAAGATCGTCAAGCGCACCCACAGCGAGGACATCGACGACGACCAGTCCCTCCACGCAGAACGGCCTCCCAAGCGCCAGCTCACCCAACCAGGCAGCTCCTGA